A single region of the Candidatus Binatia bacterium genome encodes:
- a CDS encoding alginate export family protein — translation MAVRTISSILLFCLALAASNAGAQQPEDDRISDWRIDGEYEVKLDYRRNFALDKRHRDDLFRLDQEFQLRASYRYHDWITFFIEGKILGEHQLYTGGGRRKSVGEPERGETWVRFDQLFGRDLRLKVGRQNFEEPRRWWWDDDLDAVALRYRNESWFFELGAGRELPRKSLSEKFIDPEDEGVIRVLARADWLYFKNHGLSLFFLHQNDTSATESRGDRIQRNREDPSDARLWWGGLRAIGSEPLAEHGELSYWADVAMVLGKEKLLELSDARGDKKLVTFRRDHRVRGWAIDVGGRWDTELPGRPLFTLGYAVGSGDKNPQSGDDRAFRQTGLQSNDEEFRTYGELVRPELSNLSIPVAAVRFPVFAKSYVEFSYRHFRQLYAVPFLREARVKAEPNGIDKNIGHEWMLYSLVKQWNKLEIELVGAAFRAGSAYGPRSGKMAYSFFTKVTYEF, via the coding sequence ATGGCCGTTCGTACCATCAGTTCGATCTTGCTCTTTTGTCTGGCGCTCGCTGCAAGCAACGCCGGAGCACAGCAGCCGGAGGACGATAGGATATCCGACTGGAGAATCGACGGCGAGTACGAAGTCAAGCTGGACTATCGGAGAAACTTCGCTCTGGACAAGCGACACAGAGACGATCTCTTCCGTTTGGACCAGGAGTTCCAACTGCGCGCGTCTTACCGGTACCACGACTGGATTACATTTTTTATCGAAGGGAAGATACTCGGCGAGCACCAACTCTATACCGGCGGCGGCCGTCGAAAATCGGTCGGCGAGCCGGAGCGCGGCGAGACCTGGGTGCGCTTCGACCAGTTGTTCGGGCGCGACCTAAGGCTGAAGGTCGGCCGGCAAAACTTCGAAGAGCCGCGCCGCTGGTGGTGGGACGACGACCTCGATGCCGTCGCGCTGCGCTACCGGAACGAATCATGGTTTTTCGAACTCGGCGCGGGCAGGGAGCTCCCGCGGAAATCGTTGTCGGAAAAATTTATCGACCCCGAAGACGAAGGCGTGATCCGCGTGCTCGCGCGCGCCGACTGGCTTTATTTCAAAAACCACGGGCTCAGTCTATTTTTTCTGCACCAAAACGACACCTCGGCGACCGAGTCCCGTGGAGACCGGATTCAGCGCAATCGGGAGGATCCGAGCGACGCCAGGCTCTGGTGGGGAGGGCTTCGCGCTATAGGCAGTGAACCTTTAGCAGAACACGGCGAGCTTTCTTATTGGGCGGACGTCGCGATGGTGTTGGGAAAGGAAAAGCTTTTAGAACTTAGCGACGCGCGCGGCGACAAAAAACTGGTCACTTTCCGGAGGGATCACCGAGTGCGCGGTTGGGCCATCGACGTGGGCGGGCGCTGGGACACCGAGCTTCCCGGCCGGCCTTTGTTCACTCTGGGATATGCCGTTGGGTCCGGCGATAAAAATCCCCAAAGCGGCGACGATCGGGCCTTCCGCCAGACCGGCCTCCAGAGCAATGACGAAGAGTTTCGCACCTACGGCGAGCTAGTCAGGCCTGAACTTTCCAACCTGAGCATTCCGGTCGCCGCCGTGCGGTTCCCCGTCTTTGCCAAAAGCTACGTCGAGTTTTCTTACCGCCACTTTCGCCAACTTTACGCCGTCCCCTTCTTGCGCGAGGCGCGCGTCAAAGCCGAGCCGAACGGCATCGACAAGAACATCGGTCACGAGTGGATGCTCTATTCCCTGGTTAAACAATGGAACAAACTTGAAATCGAGCTCGTCGGCGCCGCGTTTCGGGCGGGCAGCGCATACGGGCCGCGGTCGGGAAAGATGGCCTACAGCTTTTTCACCAAAGTGACGTACGAGTTTTGA
- a CDS encoding type II toxin-antitoxin system Phd/YefM family antitoxin, whose amino-acid sequence MKTISATQFKEHCLTLLDQIGLEGIIITKHGKPVAKLFPIHTDTAKLIGSFKGKIKINGNILSSRAKWNTER is encoded by the coding sequence ATGAAGACGATTTCAGCTACCCAATTCAAAGAGCACTGCCTGACTCTCCTGGACCAAATAGGCCTTGAGGGTATTATTATCACAAAGCACGGAAAGCCGGTTGCGAAACTCTTTCCGATTCACACCGACACCGCAAAGTTAATCGGAAGCTTCAAGGGCAAAATCAAAATAAACGGAAACATCTTATCATCTCGCGCGAAGTGGAATACTGAGCGTTGA
- a CDS encoding amidohydrolase family protein, translated as MRTIDADAHVVESEHTWDFMERSDQKYRPLIVRPYGENGGEYWFVDGKIRGLVRIVMTAQELAEVSERTGRAMHTPRETREMENVQARLNHMDELGIDTQVLYPTIFIEQVTEKPQWEIAICRGYNRWLADIHRQGKGRLRWICVLPLLDMSASLEELKFCKQQGAVGVFMRGIEGNRLITDPYFYPLYEEVSRLDMAIGVHVGNGNPENVDLVSQYNGGGSFWKFRLPVIGAFQSVIMGELPMMFPKLRFHWAEAAAQWIPYVVKDLQRRWGAQQKTLPDNPMKEYRQYVSCQTDDDVDYIMRYAGEDNLVIGTDYGHNDQSTEIEALRNLKQKGGITGQQYEKITYHNPKSLFALT; from the coding sequence ATGCGGACTATCGATGCCGATGCGCATGTAGTCGAGTCGGAACATACGTGGGATTTCATGGAGCGGTCCGACCAGAAGTATCGGCCTCTCATCGTACGGCCGTACGGCGAGAACGGGGGCGAATACTGGTTCGTCGATGGAAAAATACGCGGCCTGGTCCGAATCGTCATGACCGCGCAGGAGCTGGCGGAAGTTTCCGAGCGGACCGGCCGCGCGATGCACACGCCGCGCGAAACGCGCGAGATGGAAAACGTACAGGCGCGTTTGAATCACATGGACGAGCTGGGGATCGACACCCAGGTGCTGTATCCGACTATTTTCATCGAGCAAGTGACCGAGAAGCCGCAGTGGGAAATCGCTATCTGCAGAGGCTACAACCGCTGGCTCGCCGACATTCACCGGCAGGGAAAGGGGCGGCTCCGGTGGATCTGCGTGCTGCCGCTGCTCGATATGAGCGCATCATTGGAGGAGCTAAAATTTTGCAAACAGCAAGGCGCCGTCGGCGTGTTCATGCGCGGCATCGAAGGCAACCGGCTCATCACCGATCCGTACTTCTATCCGCTTTACGAGGAGGTAAGCCGGCTCGACATGGCGATCGGAGTGCACGTTGGCAACGGCAACCCGGAAAACGTAGACCTCGTGTCACAGTACAACGGAGGCGGCAGCTTCTGGAAGTTTCGCTTGCCCGTGATCGGCGCATTCCAATCCGTGATCATGGGCGAGTTGCCGATGATGTTTCCCAAGCTTCGGTTTCACTGGGCCGAGGCCGCGGCGCAATGGATTCCCTACGTTGTGAAAGATTTGCAGCGCCGCTGGGGCGCGCAGCAAAAGACATTGCCGGACAACCCGATGAAGGAGTACCGGCAATACGTTTCCTGCCAAACGGACGATGACGTGGATTACATCATGAGGTACGCCGGCGAAGACAACCTGGTTATCGGCACCGATTACGGGCACAACGATCAATCGACCGAGATCGAAGCGCTGCGCAACCTCAAACAGAAGGGCGGCATCACCGGGCAACAGTACGAAAAAATTACCTACCACAACCCGAAGAGCCTGTTTGCCCTGACATGA
- a CDS encoding radical SAM protein, translating into MKVVLVQPPVQDFYDTDVRLQPIGLCYIKAAVKKHRPHVEVIIKDYHRGCGRRTVPIPKPLGYLSEYYLVADQSPFSTFHQYYHFGRSYDEIEAELAAMKPDVVGISCLFTPYYREALEVGRRVKKRLNVPVVMGGSHASAAPEALLSSPYVDYVIRGEGEKAFVDFLAFVQGEIPIEAVPNLAYKKDGQLRFNPIGDNFPPDELPFPDLSDFAPSSYNLAGKPMTFMITSRSCPHKCSFCSVHTTFGEKYRLRSLENVLEEIELRYRQGYRVIDFEDDNLTYYKSTFKELCRQLIARFPKGALQLVAMNGISYLSLDEEALELMAEAGFSHLNLALVSSDKTVRETTKRPHTLSAYLKVVEKAFQLGFKIVSYQILGLPNESLASMIQTLAFNARLPVLLGASPYYQTPNAPIARNIDFTEDDYLRSRLTAMAVETDGFDRKDIYTLFITTRIINFLKGLPLCSAAPLTDLMSRSWTDKRLQIGFELLKYIAETQRLYFWTKNGLIENERFRSEIFLRVLAEAGEISCQNGSAIEASGFARPVASRARLPAGGLDNHPLTAIEEACAAYAPREFPHPVSLSAAARAARLR; encoded by the coding sequence ATGAAAGTCGTTCTCGTTCAGCCGCCGGTACAGGACTTCTATGATACCGACGTGCGGCTGCAGCCGATCGGCCTCTGTTATATAAAGGCCGCCGTCAAGAAACATCGGCCCCATGTCGAAGTCATCATCAAGGATTACCACCGAGGATGCGGACGCAGGACGGTGCCGATTCCGAAACCGCTCGGCTATTTATCCGAATACTATCTCGTCGCGGACCAATCGCCTTTTTCCACCTTCCATCAGTACTATCACTTCGGCCGATCTTACGACGAGATCGAGGCGGAACTGGCCGCGATGAAACCGGACGTTGTGGGAATCTCGTGCCTGTTCACTCCGTATTATCGAGAGGCGTTGGAAGTCGGTCGACGGGTTAAGAAAAGGCTTAACGTCCCGGTGGTGATGGGCGGCTCGCACGCGTCGGCGGCGCCGGAGGCGCTCCTCTCATCGCCGTATGTGGATTATGTGATCCGCGGCGAAGGGGAGAAGGCGTTCGTGGATTTTCTGGCTTTTGTTCAGGGTGAAATACCGATCGAAGCGGTGCCGAACCTGGCTTACAAAAAGGATGGGCAGCTCCGTTTCAATCCCATCGGCGACAACTTTCCTCCGGACGAGTTGCCGTTTCCCGATCTCAGCGACTTTGCTCCGTCGAGCTACAACCTCGCCGGCAAACCGATGACGTTCATGATCACGTCGCGGAGCTGCCCGCACAAGTGCTCGTTCTGCTCCGTCCACACGACGTTCGGTGAAAAGTACCGCCTCCGCTCTTTGGAAAACGTGCTGGAAGAAATCGAGCTCCGCTACCGCCAAGGTTACCGCGTGATCGACTTCGAAGACGATAACCTGACCTACTACAAAAGCACGTTCAAGGAACTGTGCCGACAGTTGATCGCGCGCTTTCCCAAGGGAGCGCTCCAGTTGGTCGCGATGAACGGCATCAGCTATCTGAGCCTGGACGAAGAAGCGCTCGAGCTGATGGCAGAGGCCGGATTTTCGCACTTGAATCTGGCGCTCGTCAGCTCGGATAAGACTGTTCGAGAGACGACCAAGCGGCCGCACACGCTCAGCGCCTATCTGAAAGTCGTCGAGAAAGCCTTTCAACTCGGCTTCAAAATCGTCTCGTATCAAATCCTCGGTCTCCCGAATGAGAGCCTGGCTAGCATGATCCAGACTTTGGCGTTCAATGCGCGGCTGCCGGTCTTACTGGGGGCGTCGCCGTATTACCAGACGCCGAATGCGCCGATCGCACGAAACATCGACTTTACCGAAGACGACTACTTACGCTCGCGGCTCACGGCGATGGCGGTTGAAACCGACGGGTTCGACCGTAAGGACATCTACACTCTGTTCATCACGACGCGCATCATCAATTTCCTCAAAGGCCTGCCGCTTTGTTCGGCAGCCCCACTCACAGATTTAATGAGTCGATCATGGACCGACAAAAGATTGCAGATCGGCTTCGAGCTGCTCAAATATATCGCCGAGACGCAGCGGCTTTATTTCTGGACGAAGAACGGCTTGATCGAAAACGAAAGGTTCAGAAGCGAAATTTTCCTGCGCGTCCTCGCGGAGGCGGGTGAGATCTCGTGTCAGAACGGCAGTGCAATCGAGGCTAGCGGCTTCGCGCGCCCGGTCGCTTCACGCGCCCGGCTTCCAGCCGGAGGACTTGACAACCACCCTCTCACGGCCATCGAAGAAGCTTGTGCTGCTTACGCTCCCAGGGAGTTTCCTCACCCAGTTTCGCTTTCAGCGGCCGCCCGAGCCGCGCGGCTTCGATGA
- a CDS encoding Gfo/Idh/MocA family oxidoreductase, which translates to MRLRIGVVGAGRRGRAHVATIVELPEFFELAGICDVNATSARALAQRLGCDAYSDVDELLSRKSLDAVVIATPPQSHHLVAKAAADYRVHMLIETPLAPTRAMMDFIAEAAAKAGVQVEVGENYGRRPAERLNRMTLEAGLIGEVVHLSAYNAPANHESCYHIMSLFQLYAGADVEEISASATRCEGAAEETWVNALLSFANGVTASCEYVTTWTKPHRWGRPRVTAVEGTHGYIVGEDGGVSRLHQVENGTAADYPMKIVARREGERDIPERFFYETQPPVEFQNPFADRVMTDVEKDGIADGLARAAELTGLYRAVTESVEPEFGITRARRSQELGIAVIEAARLGRPLKAKLGEETPWERKQHKLLRWP; encoded by the coding sequence ATGAGACTCCGAATCGGAGTCGTGGGCGCGGGAAGGCGGGGCCGGGCTCATGTCGCCACGATCGTCGAGCTGCCCGAGTTTTTTGAGCTCGCCGGTATCTGCGATGTGAACGCGACGAGCGCACGGGCCTTGGCGCAGCGCCTGGGTTGCGATGCATACTCGGACGTAGATGAGCTCTTGAGCCGGAAGTCGCTCGACGCCGTCGTCATCGCCACGCCGCCGCAGAGCCATCATCTCGTTGCCAAGGCGGCCGCCGACTACCGCGTTCACATGCTGATCGAAACTCCGCTGGCGCCGACGCGCGCCATGATGGATTTCATCGCCGAGGCGGCGGCGAAAGCCGGGGTGCAAGTCGAGGTCGGCGAAAACTACGGCCGCCGGCCGGCTGAACGGCTGAATCGGATGACGCTGGAGGCGGGCTTGATCGGAGAGGTCGTCCATCTTTCGGCTTACAACGCCCCGGCCAACCATGAGAGCTGCTACCACATCATGAGCCTGTTTCAGCTCTACGCCGGCGCCGACGTCGAGGAGATATCGGCGTCGGCGACGCGCTGCGAGGGCGCGGCGGAAGAGACGTGGGTGAACGCGCTCCTGAGTTTCGCCAACGGCGTCACGGCCTCATGCGAATATGTCACGACGTGGACCAAGCCGCACCGCTGGGGGCGACCACGCGTCACCGCCGTCGAAGGAACCCATGGGTACATCGTCGGCGAAGACGGCGGGGTGAGCCGGCTGCACCAGGTCGAGAACGGGACGGCGGCGGATTATCCGATGAAGATAGTGGCGCGCCGAGAGGGGGAGCGCGATATTCCGGAGCGATTTTTTTATGAAACCCAGCCGCCGGTCGAATTTCAAAACCCCTTCGCCGACCGGGTCATGACGGACGTGGAGAAAGACGGCATCGCCGACGGGCTCGCGCGCGCGGCGGAGCTCACGGGCCTTTATCGTGCGGTGACCGAAAGCGTCGAGCCGGAGTTCGGGATTACGCGCGCGCGCCGCTCACAGGAGCTGGGCATCGCCGTCATCGAAGCCGCGCGGCTCGGGCGGCCGCTGAAAGCGAAACTGGGTGAGGAAACTCCCTGGGAGCGTAAGCAGCACAAGCTTCTTCGATGGCCGTGA
- a CDS encoding Rieske 2Fe-2S domain-containing protein, which yields MLSKEQNDLLTRIGPGTAGGALLRRYWQPAALSVELLPGGSPLPLRFLGEDLVIFRDDQGRPGLLALHCSHRGADLSYGRVEDGGLRCLYHGWLYDIHGRCLEQPGEPSGGAQRDQIRHPAYPCVERAGVVFTYMGPGEPPLFPNYEFFNVPDAHRWIHKYYHECSYLQGNEGNLDPVHPFFLHRFLPGSRLKQSRVPIDQERVSPAFDTRAQPPRVEADETEFGICIYAFYRVDAERTAVRSSNFVLPNLCAVGGGPVPPGDGYLMNWHVPIDDTHHWRFSMAFKRSGPIDKAHTRERASVTTPDFRFIRNRQNRYLQDREEQRTDTFSGMGPIFVVHDSCASESTGEIQDRTQEHLVASDRGVARARRMLLRAVQKVQEGEDPPHVIREAERNRFPGLNVTEETIPADMSIDDYLRQRKAALEPAPASAFK from the coding sequence ATGCTGAGCAAAGAGCAGAATGATCTGTTGACTCGGATCGGGCCCGGCACGGCCGGCGGAGCGCTGCTCAGGCGCTACTGGCAGCCGGCCGCGCTTTCCGTCGAGCTGCTTCCCGGAGGTTCGCCTCTGCCGCTCAGGTTCCTGGGCGAGGATCTCGTTATCTTTCGGGATGATCAGGGAAGGCCGGGACTTCTGGCGCTTCACTGCAGTCATCGCGGGGCGGATCTCAGCTACGGTCGCGTCGAAGACGGCGGGTTACGCTGCCTTTATCACGGCTGGCTCTACGACATACATGGCCGCTGTCTCGAACAGCCCGGCGAACCCAGCGGCGGCGCGCAGCGGGATCAAATTCGCCACCCCGCTTACCCGTGCGTCGAGCGCGCCGGAGTGGTGTTCACTTACATGGGACCGGGCGAACCGCCGCTCTTTCCCAACTACGAATTTTTCAACGTGCCGGACGCTCATCGCTGGATTCACAAGTACTACCATGAGTGCAGCTACCTTCAGGGCAACGAGGGTAACCTCGATCCGGTGCATCCTTTCTTTCTCCACCGCTTTCTTCCCGGCAGCCGCTTAAAGCAGAGCCGCGTTCCGATCGATCAGGAGCGGGTGAGTCCCGCTTTTGACACCCGCGCACAGCCGCCGCGGGTCGAAGCGGATGAGACCGAGTTTGGTATTTGCATCTATGCCTTTTACCGCGTAGACGCCGAGCGCACGGCAGTACGGTCTTCGAATTTCGTTCTGCCGAATCTCTGCGCGGTCGGCGGCGGCCCGGTCCCGCCAGGCGACGGTTACTTGATGAACTGGCACGTGCCGATCGACGACACGCATCACTGGAGATTCTCGATGGCCTTCAAGCGCTCGGGGCCGATCGATAAGGCGCACACGCGGGAGCGAGCCTCGGTGACGACGCCTGACTTCCGCTTCATTCGCAATCGCCAGAACCGATATCTCCAGGACCGCGAGGAGCAGCGCACGGATACTTTTTCGGGCATGGGGCCGATTTTCGTGGTTCATGACTCGTGCGCTTCCGAGAGCACGGGGGAGATTCAGGACCGAACTCAGGAGCATCTCGTCGCGTCCGATCGGGGCGTCGCCAGGGCGCGCCGCATGCTTTTGCGCGCAGTCCAAAAGGTCCAGGAGGGCGAGGATCCTCCACACGTGATCCGCGAAGCGGAGCGGAACCGATTTCCCGGACTGAACGTGACCGAAGAGACAATCCCTGCCGACATGAGCATCGACGACTACTTGAGACAGCGAAAAGCGGCGCTGGAGCCTGCTCCCGCGAGCGCCTTTAAATGA